In Thermodesulfobacteriota bacterium, a single genomic region encodes these proteins:
- a CDS encoding GlsB/YeaQ/YmgE family stress response membrane protein — protein sequence MEIISWIIFGLVAGAVAKMLMPGKDPGGFIGTIAIGVVGAFVGGLIASMPMFGGTQVQPGFNLKSFLFAVAGSIILLAVYRLVKGKA from the coding sequence ATGGAGATAATCTCGTGGATAATATTCGGACTCGTGGCGGGGGCAGTCGCAAAGATGCTGATGCCCGGAAAGGACCCCGGGGGCTTTATCGGCACTATAGCGATTGGCGTCGTCGGGGCGTTCGTTGGCGGGCTTATTGCCAGTATGCCGATGTTCGGAGGGACTCAAGTACAGCCCGGCTTCAACCTCAAGAGCTTTTTATTCGCGGTCGCGGGCTCTATCATTCTGCTGGCAGTGTACAGGTTGGTGAAGGGGAAGGCTTGA
- a CDS encoding Nif3-like dinuclear metal center hexameric protein produces MPKLNKIVAFLDDYLKTDDIDDSSWNGLQFEGKGNVKKVAFAVDAGVEAFEKAAGEKTDLLVVHHGHFWDFRNPSITGWAKERIRILFENDISLYVSHNPLDRHKEIGHNAELLKLLGAKITEEFFHYHGKNIGWIGEVKKGLPLKDIEEKLNRELSTICRVLPFGPDRVRSIAVCSGGGSYSGFYNALDAGVDLYITGDAVEIYHTAKDARVNVIFAGHHATETLGLKALSRILKKKFGIETVFIDLPTGL; encoded by the coding sequence ATGCCGAAGCTGAACAAGATCGTTGCATTCCTGGATGATTATCTCAAAACCGATGACATAGATGATTCCTCGTGGAACGGGCTCCAGTTCGAGGGAAAGGGGAATGTGAAGAAGGTCGCGTTTGCGGTGGATGCGGGAGTCGAGGCTTTCGAGAAAGCAGCCGGGGAGAAGACTGATTTGCTAGTAGTGCATCACGGACATTTCTGGGATTTCCGCAACCCTTCCATAACCGGCTGGGCGAAGGAAAGAATAAGGATACTGTTCGAGAACGATATTTCTCTCTACGTGAGCCACAATCCGCTCGACAGGCACAAAGAGATCGGTCATAACGCGGAGCTCCTAAAATTGCTGGGCGCCAAGATTACGGAAGAATTCTTTCACTACCACGGGAAAAACATCGGCTGGATAGGGGAGGTCAAGAAGGGGCTTCCGCTCAAAGATATCGAGGAGAAGCTCAACCGTGAGTTAAGCACGATATGCAGGGTGCTCCCGTTCGGCCCGGATAGAGTCAGGTCGATAGCAGTCTGCAGCGGCGGGGGGAGCTACAGCGGGTTTTACAATGCGCTCGATGCGGGTGTCGATCTATACATAACCGGGGACGCGGTCGAGATTTACCACACGGCGAAGGACGCGCGGGTCAACGTAATATTCGCCGGCCACCACGCGACCGAGACTCTGGGGTTAAAAGCGTTGTCCCGGATATTGAAGAAAAAATTCGGGATAGAGACGGTTTTCATAGACCTGCCGACAGGTTTATAG
- a CDS encoding 2-isopropylmalate synthase, whose amino-acid sequence MGSDNMVKIFDTTLRDGEQAPGCGMTAEEKLRVAHQLEKLGVDVIEAGFPISSEGDFQSVKVIAEKIRGCEIAGLCRANFNDIDRGWEAVKNAEYPRIHTFIATSDIHLKHKLRKSRDEVLEIISTAVKHARHYTENVEFSCEDATRTDLDYLCRAVDVAVRSGAKIINIPDTVGYTVPEEFAFFIRTLKEKVPGLDDIILSVHCHNDLGLAVANSIAAIREGARQVECTINGLGERAGNASLEEIVMGLKVRNDRNPYLTRINTDQLYPTSRLVSQVTGVNVQPNKAIVGANAFAHEAGIHQDGVLKERITYEIMDPEEVGIPSNKLILGKHSGRHAFKDRLEDYGYFLDDKAFESAFKKFKDLADKKKYVFDEDIEAIISEEFVRSSDFYKLITANYSGGSDMQPVATVKLLIDGKEVTVSESGDGPVDAAYQAVSKATGLSPTLESYVVTAITEGIDAQGEVTVRVEDEGVITQGQGSNTDIVVASVKAYVNALNKLRWRKEHPKRVTSQGM is encoded by the coding sequence ATGGGCAGCGACAATATGGTGAAGATATTCGACACGACTTTAAGGGATGGAGAACAGGCCCCGGGCTGCGGCATGACCGCGGAAGAGAAGCTCAGGGTGGCTCACCAGCTCGAAAAGCTCGGCGTCGATGTCATCGAAGCCGGCTTCCCGATTTCTTCAGAAGGCGATTTTCAGTCGGTGAAGGTCATTGCGGAGAAGATACGGGGCTGCGAGATCGCGGGCCTATGCAGGGCCAATTTCAACGATATAGACAGGGGCTGGGAAGCGGTCAAGAACGCCGAGTACCCGAGAATACACACATTCATCGCCACCTCCGACATCCATCTGAAACACAAGCTCAGAAAATCGAGGGACGAGGTGCTCGAGATCATCAGCACCGCCGTCAAGCACGCGAGGCACTACACGGAGAACGTCGAGTTCTCGTGCGAGGACGCGACGAGGACGGATTTGGATTACCTATGCCGCGCGGTAGACGTCGCGGTGAGATCAGGCGCAAAGATAATAAACATCCCTGACACGGTCGGATACACCGTCCCGGAGGAGTTCGCGTTCTTCATCAGGACTCTTAAGGAAAAGGTCCCCGGCCTCGACGACATCATACTGAGTGTACACTGCCATAACGACCTCGGGCTTGCGGTCGCGAACTCAATCGCCGCGATAAGGGAAGGCGCGAGGCAGGTCGAATGCACGATCAACGGCCTCGGGGAGAGGGCTGGGAACGCCTCGCTCGAAGAAATAGTGATGGGACTAAAGGTCAGGAACGACCGCAATCCATACCTGACCAGAATAAACACCGACCAGCTCTATCCGACGAGCAGGCTCGTCTCGCAGGTTACGGGTGTAAACGTCCAGCCGAATAAAGCTATCGTCGGCGCGAACGCGTTCGCCCACGAAGCGGGCATACACCAGGACGGCGTGCTCAAGGAAAGGATCACCTATGAGATCATGGACCCCGAAGAGGTAGGGATTCCCTCGAACAAGCTCATCCTCGGAAAGCACTCGGGACGGCACGCTTTTAAGGACCGCCTCGAGGACTACGGGTATTTCCTCGACGATAAGGCGTTCGAGAGCGCGTTCAAGAAGTTCAAGGACCTGGCGGACAAGAAAAAATACGTCTTCGACGAAGACATCGAAGCTATTATAAGCGAAGAGTTCGTCCGCTCGTCCGATTTTTACAAGCTCATTACCGCCAACTACTCGGGCGGCTCCGACATGCAGCCCGTGGCCACGGTGAAGCTCCTCATCGACGGCAAGGAAGTTACCGTTTCCGAGAGCGGGGACGGCCCGGTGGACGCGGCGTATCAGGCCGTGTCGAAAGCGACGGGACTCAGCCCTACGCTTGAAAGCTACGTCGTCACAGCTATTACCGAAGGCATAGACGCACAGGGGGAGGTTACCGTGAGGGTCGAGGACGAAGGCGTCATAACCCAGGGTCAGGGATCCAATACGGACATAGTGGTTGCGAGTGTAAAAGCGTACGTGAACGCGCTCAACAAGCTACGCTGGCGTAAAGAGCACCCGAAGAGGGTCACGTCGCAGGGGATGTAA
- a CDS encoding AAA family ATPase produces the protein MAFPTKTIENYVKAGYPIIYLVSWEEERVENTLKSIGKNVYGESGKFSVWACNDGFREGAENLVNALDRVMVEQVKGFYVFKDVNYFLDEPRLIRKLKDAYQKLRKSSNTIFILSNTLSVPIELEKEVAVVDIDLPDRAETGKIFDFVIKNYTPESVQSTMKPYFREAAINALQGLGALEMELALRRTLVGREELGEDAVDALLEEKAQLVRKSGTLDFVRSRVDIEKVGGLENIKEWLNVRRLAFSSEAREFGLDTPKGILLMGISGCGKSLCAKAIATAWNLPLLRLDLNQVYSESFGSPEEAFRKAIKTVEASAPCVLWIDEIEAGITRSGEKSGDSPTARIFGYFLTWMQEKAYPVFVTATANQIDLLPPEILRKGRFDEIFFITLPNLKERKEIFRIHLQNRGKNPEGFDLDSLAKNTEGLSGAEIEQAVISALFESYSKGKELDDRELIIAASSIVPLSTTMREEISKLERWASNRAVKASR, from the coding sequence ATGGCGTTCCCCACAAAGACTATCGAGAATTACGTAAAAGCGGGCTACCCGATCATCTATCTCGTCTCGTGGGAGGAGGAGAGGGTCGAGAATACGCTCAAATCCATAGGGAAAAACGTATACGGCGAGTCCGGCAAGTTCTCCGTATGGGCGTGTAACGACGGATTCAGGGAGGGAGCCGAGAACCTGGTAAATGCGCTCGACAGGGTGATGGTCGAGCAGGTAAAGGGGTTTTACGTTTTTAAGGACGTGAATTATTTTCTCGACGAACCCAGGCTGATAAGGAAGCTGAAAGACGCGTACCAGAAGCTCAGAAAGTCGTCCAACACGATATTCATACTTTCAAACACCCTTTCAGTTCCGATTGAGCTCGAGAAGGAAGTCGCCGTCGTCGATATCGACCTCCCCGACAGGGCTGAGACCGGCAAGATCTTCGACTTCGTTATTAAAAACTATACGCCCGAGAGCGTGCAGAGTACGATGAAGCCATATTTCAGGGAGGCGGCCATAAACGCGCTCCAGGGTCTCGGCGCGCTGGAGATGGAGCTCGCGCTCAGGAGGACGCTCGTCGGAAGGGAAGAGCTCGGGGAAGACGCGGTCGACGCGCTGCTCGAAGAAAAGGCGCAGCTCGTGAGGAAATCGGGGACGCTCGATTTCGTGAGGAGCAGGGTCGATATAGAGAAGGTCGGGGGGCTCGAGAATATAAAAGAGTGGCTCAACGTAAGGAGGCTCGCCTTTTCGAGCGAGGCCAGGGAGTTCGGGCTGGATACGCCAAAGGGCATACTTCTCATGGGGATAAGCGGGTGCGGGAAGAGCCTCTGCGCTAAGGCGATAGCGACCGCGTGGAACCTGCCGCTCTTGAGATTAGATTTGAATCAGGTCTACAGCGAATCTTTCGGGAGCCCCGAGGAAGCGTTCAGGAAGGCGATAAAGACGGTAGAGGCGAGCGCCCCGTGCGTGCTGTGGATAGACGAGATCGAGGCGGGAATCACGAGGAGCGGGGAGAAGTCCGGGGACAGCCCTACGGCGAGGATATTCGGGTACTTCCTCACATGGATGCAGGAAAAGGCGTATCCAGTCTTCGTCACCGCTACGGCTAACCAGATAGACCTGCTCCCGCCCGAGATACTGCGGAAGGGCAGGTTCGACGAGATATTCTTCATCACGTTGCCTAACCTGAAAGAAAGGAAGGAGATTTTCAGGATACACCTTCAGAACAGAGGTAAGAACCCCGAAGGGTTCGACCTCGATTCCCTCGCCAAGAACACGGAGGGCTTAAGCGGGGCCGAGATAGAGCAGGCCGTCATTTCGGCGCTCTTCGAGTCCTATTCAAAGGGGAAGGAGCTCGACGACAGGGAGCTCATAATCGCCGCTTCCTCGATTGTGCCTCTCTCGACCACGATGAGGGAGGAGATATCGAAGCTCGAGCGCTGGGCTTCTAACAGGGCGGTCAAGGCTTCGAGGTAA
- the mddA gene encoding methanethiol S-methyltransferase, producing MKDDISKRIIVFGYGVVSYFLFVATYLYAIGFVGNFLVPKSIDSTPEAPLSQALLLNTVLLGIFALQHSIMARPGFKRILTKLIPKAAERSTYVLFSNLALILLFWQWQPMGGTIWNAENETLRIILYSLFAFGWVTVLVTSFLINHFDLFGLRQVWLYLMGETYTQLKFGTPGPYKYIRHPLYVGWLFAFWATPTMTAAHLFFAIATTAYILVAIRYEERDLISEHGRAYEQYRESVPMFIPFTRKMKHHTEEKTVDTVA from the coding sequence ATGAAAGACGATATTTCTAAAAGAATAATAGTTTTCGGATATGGAGTGGTTTCTTATTTTTTATTTGTTGCAACATATTTATACGCCATAGGTTTTGTAGGTAATTTTCTGGTGCCTAAATCCATTGACTCAACCCCGGAAGCTCCTCTATCTCAAGCTCTATTACTGAATACGGTGTTACTGGGAATCTTTGCCCTGCAACACAGTATAATGGCCAGACCGGGATTTAAACGTATTTTGACCAAACTCATTCCCAAAGCAGCCGAGCGCAGCACCTACGTATTATTCTCGAACCTCGCGCTTATATTGTTATTCTGGCAGTGGCAACCTATGGGGGGAACCATATGGAACGCAGAAAATGAAACTTTAAGAATAATTCTGTACTCACTTTTTGCATTCGGGTGGGTGACTGTTTTAGTGACGAGTTTTCTGATAAACCATTTTGATCTATTCGGACTGCGCCAGGTATGGCTCTATTTGATGGGTGAAACGTATACTCAGCTTAAATTCGGAACGCCCGGACCGTATAAATACATAAGACACCCGCTATATGTCGGATGGTTGTTTGCTTTCTGGGCGACTCCGACTATGACCGCAGCCCATCTTTTCTTCGCTATCGCTACGACCGCTTACATACTCGTTGCCATCAGATACGAAGAAAGAGATTTGATATCAGAGCACGGTAGGGCGTACGAACAATATCGGGAGTCTGTTCCGATGTTTATACCGTTTACCAGGAAGATGAAACATCATACAGAAGAGAAGACGGTTGATACCGTAGCTTGA